A single region of the Rhodococcus sp. W8901 genome encodes:
- a CDS encoding DNA-3-methyladenine glycosylase I, whose amino-acid sequence MSAVGIDVGAPPEERVRCPWATDTDGSRIYSDYHDFEWGQPLHGRDELFERLCLEAFQSGLSWITILRKRPAFRDAFADFDPEIVAAYTESDVDRLLGDARIVRNRAKIEAVIGNARAVLDLADTDLDTLLWSFEPPRRARRFERVDDVPAVTPESTSMAKELKRRGFRFVGPTTAYALMQATGMVDDHIAACWVEPGL is encoded by the coding sequence GTGAGCGCCGTCGGGATCGACGTCGGCGCACCGCCGGAAGAGCGGGTGCGTTGCCCCTGGGCCACCGACACCGACGGCTCCCGAATCTACAGCGACTACCACGATTTCGAGTGGGGGCAGCCGCTGCACGGCCGCGACGAATTGTTCGAGCGGCTGTGCCTCGAGGCGTTCCAGTCGGGGCTGTCCTGGATCACCATCCTGCGCAAGCGGCCGGCGTTCCGGGACGCGTTCGCGGACTTCGACCCCGAGATCGTCGCGGCCTACACGGAGTCCGACGTCGACCGCTTGCTGGGCGACGCACGGATCGTCCGGAACCGGGCGAAGATCGAGGCCGTGATCGGCAATGCCCGTGCGGTCCTGGATTTGGCCGACACCGATCTCGACACGCTGTTGTGGTCGTTCGAACCGCCGCGGCGCGCGCGGCGGTTCGAGCGAGTCGACGATGTTCCGGCGGTCACGCCCGAGTCCACCTCGATGGCCAAGGAACTGAAACGTCGGGGCTTTCGTTTCGTGGGCCCTACCACGGCATATGCGCTCATGCAGGCCACCGGGATGGTCGACGACCACATCGCGGCGTGCTGGGTGGAACCCGGCCTGTGA
- the glgA gene encoding glycogen synthase, with protein MRVAMMTKEYPPEIYGGAGVHVTELVTHLQRLCDVDVHCMGAPRDGAFVHGPDPALAGANPALSTLSAELRMAYAVGGADVAHSHTWYTGLAGHLAGELYDVPHIVTAHSLEPRRPWKAEQLGGGYRVSSWSERNAMEHADAVIAVSAGMRADVLDTYPAIDPARVHVVHNGIDAGAWYPGPAEPNAVSVLATHGIDPARPIVVFVGRITRQKGLGHLVAAAHDFDPAIQLVLCAGAPDTAELAAETEAAVARLTARRGGVFWIRDMLPTTQVREMLSAATVFVCPSVYEPLGIVNLEAMACETAVVASDVGGIPEVVEDGVTGRLVHYNSYEPGAFEHALAAAVNEVATDPDRAAEMGRAGRLRATAEFSWARIAQQTLDVYTEVLDRR; from the coding sequence GTGCGGGTCGCGATGATGACGAAGGAGTACCCCCCGGAGATCTACGGTGGCGCCGGTGTCCACGTCACCGAACTGGTCACCCACCTGCAGCGGCTGTGCGATGTCGACGTGCACTGCATGGGTGCGCCCCGCGACGGTGCGTTCGTCCACGGCCCCGATCCCGCCCTCGCCGGCGCCAATCCGGCCCTGAGCACCCTGTCGGCCGAACTGCGGATGGCGTACGCCGTGGGCGGCGCCGACGTCGCGCACTCGCACACTTGGTACACCGGTCTCGCCGGGCATCTGGCGGGCGAACTCTACGACGTCCCGCACATCGTCACCGCGCACTCCCTGGAGCCGCGGCGGCCGTGGAAAGCCGAGCAGCTCGGTGGCGGCTACCGGGTGTCATCGTGGTCCGAGCGCAACGCGATGGAGCACGCCGACGCGGTGATCGCGGTCAGCGCGGGCATGCGTGCCGACGTCCTCGACACGTATCCGGCGATCGATCCGGCCCGGGTGCACGTGGTGCACAACGGCATCGACGCCGGCGCGTGGTATCCCGGTCCGGCCGAGCCGAACGCCGTCTCGGTGCTGGCGACACACGGCATCGATCCCGCGCGGCCCATCGTGGTCTTCGTCGGACGGATCACCCGGCAGAAGGGGCTCGGCCATCTGGTCGCCGCGGCACACGACTTCGACCCGGCGATCCAGCTGGTGTTGTGCGCGGGTGCACCCGACACCGCCGAGTTGGCCGCGGAAACCGAGGCGGCCGTCGCGCGCCTCACCGCGCGACGCGGCGGGGTCTTCTGGATCCGGGACATGCTCCCCACCACGCAGGTGCGGGAAATGCTCTCCGCCGCGACGGTATTCGTGTGCCCGTCGGTGTACGAACCGTTGGGGATCGTGAACCTCGAGGCCATGGCGTGCGAAACCGCGGTGGTCGCCTCCGACGTCGGCGGGATTCCCGAAGTGGTGGAGGACGGCGTCACCGGTCGGCTGGTCCACTACAACTCGTACGAGCCGGGGGCGTTCGAGCACGCGCTTGCGGCAGCCGTCAACGAGGTGGCGACCGATCCGGACCGAGCCGCGGAGATGGGGCGGGCGGGCCGGCTGCGGGCGACGGCGGAGTTCTCGTGGGCCCGTATCGCGCAGCAGACCCTGGACGTCTACACCGAGGTCCTCGACCGCCGATAG
- a CDS encoding glucosyl-3-phosphoglycerate synthase, producing MSITEASRTWTDANSWDHPVWSIAELERAKAGRTVSVVLPALNEEKTVAGVVDTIHPLLGGLVDELIVLDSGSCDATAERAAAAGATVISREDAVPGLAPVPGKGEVLWRSIAASTGDLIAFVDSDLVEPDPAFVPKLLGPLLTVDGIHLVKGYYRRPLRVSGTEDANGGGRVTELVARPMLAALRPELTCVLQPLGGEYAGTRELLSSVPFAPGYGVEIGLLLDTYDRLGLGAIGQVNLGVRKHRNRPLSELGVMSRQIIGTMLRRCGVEDTGGGLTQFLVDGDSFVPARTDVALTDRPPMNTIRP from the coding sequence ATGAGCATCACCGAAGCGTCGCGCACCTGGACGGACGCCAACAGTTGGGACCACCCGGTCTGGAGCATCGCGGAACTCGAGCGGGCCAAGGCCGGGCGCACCGTGTCGGTGGTGCTGCCGGCCCTCAACGAGGAGAAGACGGTCGCCGGTGTCGTCGACACCATCCACCCGCTGCTGGGCGGACTCGTCGACGAGCTGATCGTCCTGGACTCGGGCTCGTGCGACGCGACGGCCGAGCGCGCCGCGGCCGCCGGGGCGACGGTGATCAGCCGGGAGGACGCCGTCCCGGGACTCGCTCCGGTGCCGGGCAAGGGCGAGGTGCTGTGGCGTTCCATCGCCGCGAGCACCGGTGACCTCATCGCCTTCGTCGACTCCGACCTGGTCGAGCCCGATCCGGCGTTCGTCCCCAAGCTGCTGGGTCCGCTGCTCACGGTCGACGGGATCCATCTGGTCAAGGGCTACTACCGACGTCCGTTGCGGGTCAGCGGCACCGAGGACGCCAACGGCGGAGGGCGGGTGACCGAACTGGTGGCCCGGCCGATGCTCGCGGCGCTGCGTCCCGAACTGACGTGCGTCCTGCAGCCGCTCGGTGGCGAGTACGCCGGCACGCGTGAGCTGCTGTCGTCGGTGCCGTTCGCGCCCGGCTACGGCGTCGAGATCGGGCTGCTGCTCGACACCTACGACCGTCTCGGGCTCGGCGCGATCGGCCAGGTCAATCTGGGTGTGCGCAAGCACCGGAACCGGCCGCTGTCCGAACTCGGCGTGATGAGCCGCCAGATCATCGGCACGATGCTGCGCCGGTGCGGTGTCGAGGACACCGGCGGCGGTCTGACCCAGTTCCTGGTGGACGGAGACTCGTTCGTGCCCGCCCGGACCGACGTCGCGCTCACCGATCGGCCGCCGATGAACACGATCCGTCCCTGA
- a CDS encoding putative RNA methyltransferase: MLADVCALLACPQCGDELDLADRALVCARGHSFDIARQGYVTLLTGAATKFTGDSPEMIAARCDFLDAGHFDPLMTAVAEAVVQTTDDGVDPRILEIGAGTGHYLARVLDASASAQGIGLDVSKPAARRLARAHPRAAAVVADVWRQLPVQDAALTHVLSIFAPRNAAEIDRVLTDGGTLVVLTPTDRHLVELVELLGMVRVDDRKVERLGETVAGRFERVHRTPVETRMMLSHRDLENLVGMGPSARHLTAERRTDAIAALPQPFPVTASVVVSTYRRSRTSV; the protein is encoded by the coding sequence GTGCTGGCGGATGTGTGCGCGCTACTCGCGTGCCCGCAGTGCGGCGACGAGTTGGATCTGGCCGATCGTGCCCTGGTGTGCGCGCGTGGCCACAGCTTCGACATCGCGCGGCAGGGATACGTCACGTTGCTGACCGGTGCCGCGACCAAGTTCACCGGGGACAGCCCCGAGATGATCGCTGCGCGCTGCGATTTCCTCGACGCAGGGCACTTCGACCCGCTCATGACCGCGGTCGCCGAGGCCGTCGTGCAGACGACGGACGATGGTGTCGATCCCCGCATCCTCGAGATCGGTGCCGGCACCGGGCATTATCTCGCCCGCGTCCTGGACGCGTCGGCGTCCGCGCAGGGCATCGGGCTCGACGTCTCCAAGCCCGCGGCGCGGCGACTGGCCCGGGCGCATCCGCGTGCCGCCGCCGTCGTCGCCGATGTGTGGCGGCAACTGCCCGTGCAGGACGCCGCCCTCACTCATGTCCTCTCGATCTTCGCGCCGCGCAACGCCGCCGAGATCGACCGGGTTCTGACGGACGGGGGCACCCTCGTCGTGCTCACACCCACGGACCGGCACCTCGTCGAGCTCGTGGAGCTGCTCGGCATGGTCAGGGTCGACGACCGCAAGGTCGAGCGGCTGGGAGAGACCGTCGCCGGACGGTTCGAACGGGTTCACCGCACGCCCGTCGAGACCCGGATGATGCTCTCGCACCGGGATCTCGAGAACCTCGTGGGAATGGGGCCGTCCGCCCGTCATCTCACGGCCGAGCGCCGAACCGATGCGATCGCGGCGCTGCCCCAACCGTTCCCGGTGACGGCATCGGTGGTCGTCTCGACCTATCGGCGGTCGAGGACCTCGGTGTAG
- the glgC gene encoding glucose-1-phosphate adenylyltransferase, with protein MRSQPHVLGIVLAGGEGKRLYPLTADRAKPAVPFGGAYRLIDFVLSNLVNAGYLRICVLTQYKSHSLDRHISQTWRLSGFAGEYITPVPAQQRLGPRWYTGSADAIFQSLNLVYDEDPEYIVVFGADHVYRMDPEQMVQHHIDSGAGVTVAGIRVPRSEAFAFGCIDSDETGRITQFLEKPAHPPGTPDDPNVTFASMGNYVFTTKVLVDAIRADSENSDSDHDMGGDIIPALVDAGLASVYDFKNNVVPGATDRDRGYWRDVGTIDAFYDAHMDLVSVHPVFNLYNRRWPIRGGAENLAPAKFVKGGLAQESVVGAGSILSAATVRNSVLSSNVMVEDGATVEGSVLMPGVRVGKGAVVRRAILDKNVVVGEGEIIGVDLERDRQRFAVSNGGVVTIGKGVWI; from the coding sequence GTGAGGAGTCAGCCCCATGTGCTCGGGATCGTGCTCGCCGGTGGCGAGGGTAAGCGCTTGTACCCGCTCACCGCTGACCGCGCCAAGCCCGCAGTCCCCTTCGGTGGCGCCTACCGCCTCATCGACTTCGTGCTCAGCAATCTGGTGAATGCGGGGTACCTACGGATCTGCGTGCTCACCCAGTACAAGTCGCATTCCCTCGACCGGCACATCTCGCAGACGTGGCGGCTGTCCGGATTCGCCGGCGAGTACATCACCCCGGTACCTGCGCAGCAGCGGTTGGGCCCCCGCTGGTACACGGGCAGCGCCGACGCGATCTTCCAATCCCTCAACCTGGTCTACGACGAGGATCCCGAGTACATCGTCGTCTTCGGTGCCGACCATGTGTACCGGATGGATCCCGAGCAGATGGTGCAGCATCACATCGACTCGGGCGCGGGGGTCACCGTCGCCGGGATCCGGGTACCGCGCAGCGAAGCGTTCGCGTTCGGATGCATCGACAGCGACGAGACCGGCCGGATCACCCAGTTCCTCGAGAAGCCCGCACACCCGCCGGGAACGCCCGACGACCCCAATGTGACGTTCGCCTCGATGGGCAACTACGTCTTCACCACGAAGGTTCTCGTCGACGCGATCCGCGCCGACTCCGAGAACTCCGATTCCGACCACGACATGGGCGGCGACATCATTCCGGCGCTCGTCGACGCCGGGCTCGCGTCGGTCTACGACTTCAAGAACAACGTGGTCCCCGGCGCGACGGACCGTGACCGCGGGTACTGGCGGGACGTGGGCACCATCGACGCGTTCTACGACGCGCACATGGACCTCGTCTCCGTCCATCCGGTGTTCAACCTCTACAACCGGCGCTGGCCGATCCGGGGCGGTGCCGAGAACCTGGCGCCGGCGAAATTCGTCAAGGGCGGACTGGCACAGGAGTCCGTCGTCGGTGCCGGGTCGATCCTGTCCGCGGCCACCGTCCGGAACTCGGTGCTCAGCTCCAACGTCATGGTCGAGGACGGCGCCACCGTCGAGGGCAGCGTCCTGATGCCCGGCGTCCGGGTCGGCAAGGGTGCCGTGGTACGCCGCGCCATCCTCGACAAGAACGTCGTGGTCGGCGAGGGCGAGATCATCGGTGTCGACCTCGAACGGGACCGCCAACGGTTCGCCGTCAGCAACGGCGGCGTCGTCACGATCGGAAAGGGCGTGTGGATCTAG
- a CDS encoding TIGR00730 family Rossman fold protein, protein MVSTSDKKFSVCVYCASGPVDQQFLQLASEVGTAIGRRGWQLVSGGGNVSMMGAVATAAREAGAWTVGVIPKALVHKEVADVDADELIVTDTMRERKRIMEDRAGAFITLPGGIGTLEELFETWTAGYLGMHEKPVVMLDPVDHFRGLLHWLEGLRGQGFVAQRALDGLIVTGDVESALDACVR, encoded by the coding sequence GTGGTGAGCACGAGCGACAAGAAGTTCAGCGTCTGCGTGTACTGCGCGTCGGGGCCCGTGGATCAGCAGTTCCTCCAGCTGGCATCCGAGGTGGGCACGGCGATCGGCCGCCGGGGATGGCAGTTGGTATCCGGCGGCGGCAACGTCTCGATGATGGGCGCCGTCGCGACCGCGGCCCGCGAAGCGGGCGCGTGGACCGTCGGCGTCATCCCGAAGGCGCTGGTGCACAAGGAGGTTGCGGACGTCGACGCCGACGAGCTGATCGTCACCGACACGATGCGTGAACGCAAGCGCATCATGGAGGACCGCGCCGGCGCATTCATCACGCTGCCCGGTGGGATCGGCACCCTCGAGGAACTGTTCGAGACCTGGACCGCCGGATACCTCGGTATGCACGAGAAGCCGGTGGTGATGCTCGATCCCGTCGACCACTTCCGCGGACTGCTGCACTGGCTCGAGGGGCTGCGCGGTCAGGGGTTCGTCGCGCAGCGTGCACTTGACGGGCTGATCGTCACGGGCGACGTCGAATCCGCGCTGGACGCCTGCGTGCGCTGA
- a CDS encoding DivIVA domain-containing protein: MLTVLLYLLIMVLVGGLLYFAASMVFGRSEELPPLPAGTTATVLPAEGVTGSDVRALRFQQTLRGYKASEVDWALDRLGREIDSLRAQLETRVGPAPADRGEAADGSDSAEPER; encoded by the coding sequence ATGCTGACGGTCCTTCTGTACCTGTTGATCATGGTGCTGGTCGGTGGCCTGCTGTACTTCGCCGCGAGCATGGTGTTCGGCCGTTCCGAGGAGTTGCCGCCGCTGCCGGCCGGCACCACCGCGACGGTGCTCCCCGCCGAGGGCGTCACCGGCTCCGACGTGCGCGCGCTCCGATTCCAGCAGACGCTGCGCGGGTACAAGGCGAGTGAGGTGGACTGGGCGCTCGACCGTCTCGGTCGGGAGATCGATTCCCTGAGAGCGCAATTGGAGACTCGGGTAGGCCCTGCGCCGGCCGATCGCGGCGAGGCCGCGGACGGGTCCGACAGTGCGGAGCCGGAGCGGTGA
- a CDS encoding long-chain-acyl-CoA synthetase gives MSSDATASTISLVQLALQLPRMATELPSLARGALGMTRKPESRESIGRVFQELARRQPDQPFIRFEGESIGYGDANSRVNRYADVLVRHGVRRGDVVGILMKNRPETLLLTLAVVKLGAVAGMLNHNQRADVLAHSLSVLDSRVLVVGEECGEAIASLGSEVHAKAVLAAVDLDRLAQDADSSNPAVCEHIRGTERAFYIFTSGTTGLPKASLMSHFRWLKSMSGLGAMGVRLRRNDTLYCALPLYHNNALTVSLSSVLSAGAAIAIGRTFSASRFWDDAKANRATAFVYIGEVCRYLLNQPPRANDRDNGIRLMVGNGLRPEIWTEFTERFGIERVAEFYGASECNIAFVNALGVDRTAGVCPLPYAVVEFDPETGRARRDPKGRLRRVGTGEVGLLLSKVTDRAPFDGYTDPEASEKKLVRDGFKDGDCWFDTGDLVRSQGFMHVAFVDRLGDTFRWKGENVATTEVEGALSAHPAIEQSVVYGVAVPGTDGKAGMAAVTVRSGHALDGVRLAEELYTRLPAYAIPLFVRVVDSLETTSTFKSRKVELREEGYSSTVDELYVLAGRGEGYRPAYDGYVRDVAEGNAPRA, from the coding sequence ATGAGTTCAGACGCCACCGCTTCGACGATCAGTCTCGTGCAGCTCGCGCTGCAACTGCCGCGGATGGCGACCGAACTCCCCAGCCTGGCGCGCGGGGCGCTGGGGATGACCCGCAAGCCGGAGTCGCGCGAGTCGATCGGCCGGGTGTTCCAGGAACTGGCCCGCCGCCAGCCGGATCAGCCGTTCATTCGCTTCGAAGGCGAGTCGATCGGCTACGGGGATGCCAATTCTCGGGTCAACCGCTACGCCGACGTCCTCGTACGGCACGGCGTCCGGCGCGGCGACGTCGTCGGGATTCTCATGAAGAACCGGCCCGAGACGTTGCTGCTGACCCTGGCGGTGGTCAAACTCGGCGCGGTCGCGGGCATGCTCAACCACAATCAGCGCGCCGATGTGCTGGCGCACAGCCTGTCCGTGCTGGACAGCCGGGTGCTGGTGGTGGGGGAGGAGTGCGGCGAGGCGATCGCCTCACTGGGGAGCGAGGTGCACGCGAAGGCTGTGTTGGCCGCAGTCGATCTGGACCGACTCGCGCAGGATGCGGACTCGTCGAACCCCGCTGTGTGCGAGCACATCCGGGGCACGGAGCGTGCCTTCTACATCTTCACCTCGGGCACGACCGGATTGCCGAAGGCCAGCCTGATGAGCCACTTCCGGTGGCTCAAGAGCATGTCCGGGCTGGGCGCGATGGGAGTTCGACTGCGCCGCAACGACACTCTGTACTGTGCGTTGCCGCTGTACCACAACAACGCGTTGACGGTGTCGCTGTCGTCGGTGCTCTCCGCCGGAGCCGCGATCGCGATCGGACGCACCTTCTCCGCCTCCCGGTTCTGGGACGACGCGAAGGCCAACCGGGCCACCGCGTTCGTCTACATCGGTGAGGTCTGCCGGTACCTCCTCAACCAGCCGCCCAGGGCGAACGACCGCGACAACGGAATCCGCCTGATGGTCGGCAACGGGCTCCGGCCGGAGATCTGGACCGAGTTCACCGAGCGCTTCGGCATCGAGCGAGTCGCCGAGTTCTACGGCGCCAGCGAGTGCAACATCGCGTTCGTCAACGCCCTCGGCGTCGACCGCACCGCAGGGGTGTGCCCGCTGCCGTACGCGGTGGTGGAGTTCGACCCCGAGACCGGGCGTGCGCGCCGCGACCCGAAGGGGAGGCTGCGGCGCGTCGGCACCGGCGAGGTGGGGCTGCTGCTGTCGAAGGTGACCGATCGGGCGCCGTTCGACGGCTACACCGACCCGGAGGCCAGCGAGAAGAAGCTGGTGCGGGACGGATTCAAGGACGGCGACTGCTGGTTCGACACCGGCGATCTCGTGCGCAGCCAGGGCTTCATGCACGTCGCGTTCGTGGACCGTCTGGGTGACACGTTCCGGTGGAAGGGCGAGAACGTCGCGACCACCGAGGTGGAGGGGGCGCTGTCCGCGCACCCCGCGATCGAGCAGTCGGTGGTGTACGGCGTCGCGGTGCCCGGCACGGACGGCAAGGCGGGGATGGCGGCGGTGACGGTGCGCTCGGGTCACGCGCTCGACGGCGTTCGGCTCGCCGAGGAGCTGTACACCCGGCTGCCGGCGTACGCGATCCCCCTGTTCGTGCGTGTCGTCGACTCGCTCGAGACGACGTCGACTTTCAAGAGCCGCAAGGTGGAACTGCGCGAGGAGGGGTACTCGTCGACCGTCGACGAGCTGTACGTGCTCGCCGGCCGGGGTGAGGGTTACCGGCCCGCATACGACGGATACGTGCGTGATGTCGCCGAGGGCAATGCTCCCCGGGCGTAA
- the folP gene encoding dihydropteroate synthase, with amino-acid sequence MAPRPASGDDSAVSAPGHVLPTLCGRPVVTDRALVMAIVNRTPDSFYDRGATFSDEAAMAAVDRAVAEGADLVDIGGVKAGPGALVDAAEETRRVVPFVEAIRARYPDVIISVDTWRSEVARLACGEGADLINDTWAGADPELVEVAAELGAGIVCSHTGGAVPRTRPHRVRYTDVVADVVGEVVAAAEHASRLGVRADSILIDPTHDFGKNTFHGLELLRRVEDLVKTGWPVLMALSNKDFIGETLGVELAERLEGTLAATALAAAGGARVFRVHEVASTRRVVDMVAAIMGTRQPVRTVRGLA; translated from the coding sequence ATGGCACCGCGCCCCGCCTCCGGCGACGACTCGGCCGTCTCGGCCCCCGGACACGTCCTGCCCACCCTGTGTGGCAGGCCGGTCGTGACCGATCGCGCCCTCGTGATGGCGATCGTCAACCGCACCCCGGACTCCTTCTACGACCGCGGTGCGACGTTCTCGGACGAGGCGGCGATGGCGGCGGTCGATCGCGCGGTCGCGGAGGGTGCCGATCTCGTCGACATCGGGGGCGTGAAGGCGGGCCCCGGCGCGCTCGTCGACGCCGCGGAGGAGACGCGCCGCGTGGTGCCGTTCGTGGAGGCGATCCGGGCGCGCTACCCGGACGTGATCATCAGCGTGGACACGTGGCGCAGCGAGGTCGCCCGACTCGCGTGCGGTGAGGGTGCCGACCTGATCAACGACACGTGGGCGGGGGCCGACCCCGAACTGGTGGAGGTCGCGGCCGAACTCGGTGCCGGGATCGTCTGCTCGCACACCGGGGGAGCGGTACCGCGCACGCGCCCGCACCGCGTCCGCTACACCGACGTGGTCGCCGACGTCGTCGGCGAGGTGGTCGCCGCGGCCGAACACGCGTCGCGGCTGGGGGTGCGGGCGGACTCGATCCTGATCGATCCCACCCACGATTTCGGGAAGAACACCTTTCACGGGCTCGAATTGTTGCGTCGCGTGGAAGATCTCGTTAAGACCGGATGGCCCGTGCTGATGGCGCTCAGCAACAAGGACTTCATCGGGGAGACTCTGGGTGTGGAACTGGCCGAGAGGTTGGAGGGAACCCTGGCGGCGACTGCTCTGGCGGCCGCCGGTGGGGCCCGCGTATTCCGCGTCCACGAGGTTGCCTCGACCCGGCGTGTGGTCGACATGGTCGCCGCGATCATGGGAACCAGGCAACCCGTCCGCACCGTACGGGGGTTGGCATGA
- a CDS encoding DUF3117 domain-containing protein → MAAMKPRTGDGPLEATKEGRGIVMRVPLEGGGRLVVELTPEEAAALGDELKGVTS, encoded by the coding sequence ATGGCGGCCATGAAGCCCCGGACCGGGGACGGTCCCCTCGAGGCAACCAAAGAGGGACGAGGAATCGTCATGAGGGTTCCACTCGAGGGCGGTGGACGTCTGGTCGTCGAACTCACCCCGGAGGAAGCAGCAGCGCTCGGGGACGAACTCAAGGGTGTCACCAGCTAG